In Blattabacterium cuenoti, a single window of DNA contains:
- a CDS encoding prephenate dehydrogenase codes for MMIIGIIGLGLIGGSISLKLKESNFGNRFIGTDENEKNAMNAIKLGIIDEVLPIDELIMQSSVIILSIPVDGIEKLLPNILTNIKSDTVILDTGSTKFNICNSVFFHPKRSRFVATHPIAGIETSGPISANSSIFNKKNCVLCDSEHSDPDAISITEKIYSIMKMRIIYLTSKEHDFYISYGSHLPHVVSFSLANSIFDKKDKKKMFDMMGSGWESTTRLAKSKSETWVPIFLSNRENLIKSIEVYMNYLKKFQILLKKNKLNCIDQYIKTANDMIKKSKIYIN; via the coding sequence ATGATGATCATTGGAATTATAGGATTAGGATTAATTGGAGGATCTATCAGTTTAAAACTAAAAGAATCCAATTTTGGAAATCGATTTATAGGTACAGATGAAAATGAAAAAAATGCTATGAATGCTATAAAATTAGGAATTATAGATGAGGTTCTTCCAATAGATGAGCTTATTATGCAGTCATCAGTTATTATTTTGTCTATTCCGGTAGATGGAATAGAAAAACTTCTTCCAAATATTTTAACTAATATTAAAAGTGATACTGTTATTTTAGATACTGGATCTACAAAATTTAATATTTGTAATAGTGTTTTTTTTCACCCAAAAAGAAGTCGTTTCGTTGCTACACATCCTATTGCTGGAATTGAAACTTCTGGACCTATCTCAGCAAATTCTAGTATATTTAATAAAAAAAATTGTGTGTTATGTGATTCTGAACATAGCGATCCAGATGCAATATCCATAACAGAAAAAATATACTCAATCATGAAAATGCGCATCATTTATTTAACCTCCAAAGAACACGATTTTTATATTTCTTATGGATCTCATTTGCCTCATGTAGTTTCCTTTTCTTTAGCCAATTCTATTTTTGATAAAAAAGATAAAAAGAAAATGTTTGATATGATGGGTAGTGGTTGGGAATCCACTACACGTTTGGCAAAAAGTAAATCTGAAACGTGGGTCCCTATTTTTCTTTCTAATAGAGAAAATTTAATTAAATCTATAGAAGTTTATATGAATTATTTAAAAAAATTTCAAATTCTTTTGAAAAAGAATAAATTGAATTGTATTGATCAGTATATAAAAACAGCAAATGATATGATCAAAAAATCAAAAATATATATAAATTAA